In Gimesia panareensis, the genomic window GCAGATCCGCGTCCAGGGGCAGACGCCTGGGCATGCTTGTTTCCCAGGTCTGGATCAGAGATTCAAACGCAGGTCCTCGATCTTCAGCAAACGGCGCCGTCGCGGGAGTCACAATCGATTCACAGAGCTTTTCGAACAGATCCTCATTGAGATTTTTGAGCGACAAAGCAGCAGCACTCACTTCAGTGACTTTCAGACCCAGTTTTTTTCTGATTTCAGAGGGAAGGAAATTGTGTTCGTAAGAGTCCATTTTTAAACCAGCCAGCCAGATCAACGCGATTTCCGCAGCAGAGACTCCAAGTTTTTCTGCGACGCTTTTGAGCTCACCTGGCGTCGGGAGCACGAGCTCATCCTGCTCCTGCATCGTTTCGGCCAGAGCCTTCAATTCCTTACTTTGGACATCCGGTTTCAGTTCACGGATATTCTCTACGTTGATCCCCGGAGGCTTTCCGGGCGTCTTCGCAGTCGAGTAGCGCAGAATTTCGTAAGGCAGCTGGCCGTAACGCTCGCATTCCAGTACGACAAACAGATCTTTGCCCTTCTGAATTGAATAGGCTTCGCCCGCGTTCGTTTCCACATCGATTTGTCCCCGCTGGTTTTTCGGTGCCTTTGCCGGGTAACCTTGCATCACCGCAAACTGTCCGGGCAGATCAACCAGGCCCAGTTCGCTCCAGAATTTCAGCAGTTCGAACCAGAGCACCTGAGTCGACGATTTCTCCTGCAGTTGCGACGCACTGGCCCTCCAGTAGGCTCGCCAGCTCTGGAGTCGTATTCCTTCCAGCAGCTGATACCAGATGATCTGACTTCCGGGAAGGGGCCCTGCAGGTGACTCCCCTTTCAGAAATTTCGCGACTGCTGTGAGATGTTTTGTTAACGACGTCCCTTCCTTGCTGAAACTATAATAACCAGGGCGTGGCAAATTCCAGGAGTGACTGGCGGCTTCAATTGTCTGTTCTGACGTGATCTCTGAGCCCGGGTCTTCCTGATCGACACTTGTGATAAGTTCGTCCAGTTTGTTTTTGAATCCCACGATATGTGAAGCGACTTCTCCGACGACCCCAGCCACACCGGTCACCATCCGCTCGGGTGCCTGCGGGAGGAACTTTTTGACCGCCGCAACCAGTTTGGGCATCGGTGGCATGGGAAGTTCATCATATTTCAAGGTGCGATCCTTGAGCTGTTCGGCTTTGATTTGATTCAGGTCCTGCTCTGCCTCTTCAAAAAAGGTCTGACACTGTTTCAGACTGATCTTGCGCAGTTTTCGCGACGAGGCTTCGTGCCTGGGTTGGAACAGGTGCCAGTAGGTCATCGGCAGGAGGACACACTGACCGGCAGCGTAAGGTGTCGCAAATGGTTGCAGTCGGGCGATCACCGTGCTGCCGGTAGGATCCCACAGGCAGTTCACGTCTTCACGTGTCTCTCCCATAGTAGAGACAGGCAGATAACTGTCGGTTCCCGGTTGCTTCAACAAACCAACCGGGACCTGCACTCCATGCCGACCATCCAGCAGGGGCTGGTCCCAGCGACGACCATCAATGCCTTCCCCGTAATAACTGCCATCCCCTCTCTGTACGACCTTCCATCCCAGCATACCATCCTGAGTTCCCAGCGGTGTCTCTGCACAGCCAGCGGCAGCAGGAATCAACTGGGAAAAATAGCCCACTACCTGATCCCGGTTTTCTGTTTCAAACCAGGCAGGCAGACTATCACGCAACTTCTTCCCGGTCTGTGCATCTACCTCGTAAAGCTTCCAGTTGAATTCTCCTGAGACTTCATCATATTCCTGATTGCAGCGCCAGAAACGTGTGCCATCATGGAAAAACAGGAAGCTGACAGGCGGCTTTTTATCCCCCGGATAAATGATCCGATCGCCCAGAAATACTCCGCCATCTGCACAGGGTACAGCCAGGCAGTCTCTGAAGTAAGAGAATGTATGATCGACCGAGCGGGGCTGATCCGGAGCGCTGGTCCAGTAGAAATAATAGGACCAGGACTTGTCATGGTATCCCACTGCCAGATCATCGCCAACCAGTTTAATCGAATTGACGGCACAATCTTTGGGCACATGCAGTTCCTGCTGAGTCGTCTCCCCGGTTCCCCGTACCACCCAGGCATGAGTGCCGTCATGCAGGATCACATCGGGAAACGTCAATGAGCAGTTATAATGACGGTAGGAACTCAGTGGCAGTTTGATCTCATTCTGCTCAATAGCTTCTTCCAATTCAGGCAGTCCATACTCATCGATGACCCCGGCCTGTAGCGTGCGCTGGATCACTTCCACGGGGTTGAAATCCGTCAGGCGACTGGCCAGTTCCGGAAATGTACTGAGTGTTTCCGGCCAGAGTGTTGAGATCAGGCGCAGTCTGATATCAACGAAACTGGCAGCGCCACTCAGCTCCAGTTCATCAATCATGCCCGAAAGATGCTGCCGCCAGAGCTCTTTGACTCCTGGACGATCTTTTGCCGCCTGGGGGAAATTCAGTTGATCTTCCGTCTGCACATAAGCGCCATAAACCCGTTGCCCATGGTGAGGCATCAACGCGCTATCCAGCGACTTCAGTAGAATGTCGTGAAAACGTTCATCCTGAGAGGCACAGACGATATCCTGATTCCGAAATTCGTAATCCTGCTCCTTGCACAACCAGCCCTGAAAATCAATTTCGACTCCCTCGGGAGGGTCGGCAACCGGAATCTGATTCGCCAGGGCCGCTTCCAGTACATCAACGTCAATATGCATACAATAATATCGTCGCGGCTCCGCCAGTGAGAGCGGTACATTCTCTTTACGCAGTCGCGGTATCAGTTTCTGGAACATCTCCAGAATCCGCTTTGATGCAGGTCGTTTTTCTCTCAGCAGGCGTCCAAACCAGACAGCAACCGGTTCTCCCAGTGGCGGTGCTCCCTGGTATCCATCCTCCCAGAGATATTCGAGCACGCCCCACCGATCCAGCAGGTCCAGCCAGGTATCGGTTTTGTCATTGTCGTAATAGTCGTCGGCGGGTTTCGTCAGCTGCAGCAGGCCGATCGCGAAAGCAGGACTCCGCGCTACGATCCGTTCACAATGCTTACTGCAGGACTTCCAGAACTGCTGAGAGACCCGCCCCATCGCCGGCGCTTCTACGACCGATTCCAGCCAGCCTTCAAGTTCCTCATCCGCATTCAGATCTGCCGCCTTGGCCATTTTCATGAAGTCTTTCGCCAGATTGGCCCATGGCGCCATCCCCCCACGGGTTCTCCGCGTGCATAAATCCCGGAAGATCTCAAACGCTTCTTTCGGAGGATACTGATCCTGCAGATCCGATGAATACTCGGACAGGGCCTTGCCCGCCAGACAGCCGGAAAGGGCAAACTCCAGCACCACATCTCGCCGGCGTTCTCGATCGGATTCGAGCGCATGCACACGCTCTGCTTCCAGCGATTTACTCAACGCGCGTCCGGCATAGGTCTGATTGCCCAGATCCTTGTAAGTGCGCCCCACCTCTTCCCAGTAGGGAGGCAGGAAATGCCGGGCTGAACGTCCCAGTTCCTGCGCAATTTCCGTGTAACTGTCCCAGGCATGTCCCGGCTTGGATTTCGCTCTGCGGGCGACCTTCTTCATCTGTTTGACCAGGTCGAGGGCAAAGCGGGCATTGTCCGGATCGTTGATCAGGGCCCACGCTGCAAAGCTGAGGATCCTCCGCTGCTGTACAGCGACGGGCTTTGAGACTTCGGGCGTTTCAAAGCCCAGAAAGTCCATCGCCAGGTCTTCCGCCTCGCCCAGTCGATCCGAAGCCAGCCGCACAACAGCGCGGCTGTTCAGGGCCGGATGGTGATACGTCCGGGCCACGATCGATTCCGTGGTCGCCTTGTCTGTTTTCGTCTTCGCTGGTAAAAGTCCGCCGGCTGCCAGTCTGGTTGCTACCGTGGTCATGCTGTCTCACCTTCCGTCTTTTCAACTTTGCGCTTGGCGTAGATCTGCGAAGCCATCAGCATCCCTTCGCTGAAGGTGACCGGACCGACATCCGAAATTTTCTGCGGGACCTGATCCTCATCGACGAAAATCAATTCCTCGGTACAGGTTTCTGCTTCCGGATAATCGTCTCCCACCCAGTAACGTGCTTCCAGAGGGACTTCATTCTCCCAGATCCGGTTGCAGGCATAGCCGCCACGCACCGGATATCCGAGTCGCTTACAGAGGGAAGTCGCGAAGTTCAACTGCTCAAACCGGCCTCCCTGAAAATCCATGATCCGTTTGAATTCCTGTTGCTCTTCGGTTGCAGAAAATACGGTCCGGAACAGCTGATTCACGACCTGCGAAAACTGCATATCCACGGCGATCTCGCGGAGGTCTTCCAGACCATCGATCAGAATCGGATGCGGCACCAGAATCTGGGCGGCTTTGATCCACTGCGTTTCCCCATCGCGGTCGACAATACCGATGCCTTTACTGCTCACGACATCCCGCAGTAGACCGGTCTGTTCATGATCGATCTTACCTTTCGCATCGACAGGGGTGACGACCATATTCCGCAGGGCACCCGACCAGCCCGGGTCGGCCCAGGTGGATTCCACCGCCTCGCGGGGAATCGGCAGCGAACGCAGCATCCAGAGTTCGACGCGATGCCGGCATTCGGTTTCATGCTCCGCCAGCCAGTCACAGAGAGCCAGCAACTGATCGGCCAGTTCGGTTTCTTTAAGCCACTTGGGCACGGCAGCCAGTTTTTTGCCCTTGGAATTTCGACAAACCAGCTTCCCGTTCAATATGCCCAGGCCATAATCCTTGTCCGCATCCAGCCAGGAAATCTCCGGTTCGGCTTTCGCTTTGGATTTCGTTTTCGTTGCGGTGGTCGCCATTTCGGTCTCCGCTGTAAGATGTGTGATCAGATCAGAAATGAGATAGAGGACATTATGCCATTATCTACATTCGTTGAGCAACTCACTCACACAAATTTGAATGTGGAGATCGATACATTCACAGAATCTTAAAGCGGAACATTGAGGCGGTAATCTTTTCGGATCCTCAAACCGCCGGCTGTCTGTCTGGAGCATCTTTTCCGGGAAAGAAATCCCGTTCCTCCTGAAAGTCTCCTTTAAAAGGAGGGCCGATCAGCGTTTCCCATTTCTGGCGCTGCTCGGGCGTAAGAACTTTGAGCAGATGTTCGAGCTGTTCCGGGTCATTTTCCCAATGGCGCGGCTCACGATGAGGGAAGACCATTTTCTTCGGGGGGGGCCCGCCTGGTCCCCGTTTTCGCTCGTCGCGTTCTGGCTTATGAAAATCGGGGCCCTTTCCCTTTTCCGGTGGACCGCCCCGCGGACCGTCTCCCCGCGGGCCCCCGCGAAGATGGTATTCCGATTCAATCACTCGCATCGCCATACGTTGCGCGTTTGTGAGATTCAGCGCCTGGATCACTTCCGTTTCATGTAGTGCCTGAGCTCCCTGATACCGCAGCGACAACTGCTGCAGCCGTTTCTGTTGTGGCTTGGTTAAGATCGCATTCAATCCCTCCTGCGTCAGGCGCGATTCCTCTACCCGTCGATTCTGAATGAACTGAGATTTCGAAATCTCTGAACTCGCCGAGAGATTCTTCGACTCACCGATCGTCTTATTCATCTGCGCCGAGCGCCAGTCAAACAGTTCATGAATCTTCTGGTTTTGCTCAGGTGTGATTCCCAGATCGCTGAGCACGTCGGGTTCAATCATAAGATGCATATAGCGGTCGGCCTGCAGGACAATCAGGTCTGACAGGATCTTCTCAATTCGATCCCGGGTCTCTCTTAGTTTTTCCAGCGCGGCAGGATTATCCGATTGCTCTTTGATCACAGCCTGATAGTGAGCCAGAGCAGACTCGAGCAGTTTCTTACGAAGGCTTTCATTGAACGGATTGTCTGATAATTCAAACTCGGCCAGCGCAATCATGTCGTCAGCGGCCTGCTGGGCGAGCACCAGACGCTGTTCCGCTTCGTGCGCCCGGATCGATTCCCGGTTCAGAGCTGCGCGTGTGTTACGTTCTTCCTCGGAAATTGCTGCCATCGCGACCGACAGTCCCACCATGCCCAGCAGCAGGATCACAAAGGATGAAACGACCACTGCTGGATGTCGTCTGAGCCACTTACGCCCATGATCGACATAAGTCGGACGGCGGGCGAGAATGGGTCGCTCATCCAGAAAACGCTGCAGATCTTCCGCCAGCTCAGCAGCCGACTGATATCGTTCGCCGGGAACCTTGGCCAGCGCCTTCATCACGATCGTCTCAAGTTCCACCGGAATCAGGCGATCGACCTGGCGTAATGGTTTGGGCTCATCATACAAAACATTGTGGAGCAACTGCTGATGCTCATTGGCCGCAAAGACCGGCTGCAGACAGAGCAGTTCATACAACGTCGCTCCCAGCGAATAGATATCGGTCCGCTGGTCAACCATGGCCCGTTTCCCGCTCAACTGTTCGGGGCTCATATACCGCAGCGTGCCGACAACATCACCGGTGCGGGTCACACTGGAACTCGCGGAGACCTGAGCCAGACCGAAATCGGTGATCCAGGCATTGCCTTTCACGTCAATCAGCAGATTGGCAGGCTTGATATCCCGATGCACCACTCCCGACTGGTGTGCATATTCCAGCCCGGTTGCCACCTGCGCGATGATGCGCGCAATCGTCTGATACCAGGCTTTCGCTTTCCGATGATCGGTATGCGACACGGACAGATTCACAATCTGTTTCGACTGATTCTGGCTGTCAGCTGCAGAGCCCGGTTTTTCTGTCGGTGTTTTTTCAGAATCCGAAACCGCCACCTGTGATCCACTCAGTTCCTGTTTCTGTCGCAGGAGCCATTCCGACAGCGATTCGCCCTCGATCAACTGCATCGCATAATAGTGCATGCCCCGCTCAGAACCCACGGCATACACGGGGACGATATTCGTATGATGCAGATTGGCAGCCGCCTGGGATTCAATCTGAAACCGCTGCCGCTGACATTCATCCAGCGAAGCAGCAAACGGCAACACTTTCAGCGCGACCCGCCTCCCCAGAGACAACTGGGTCGCCTCATAAACCGTCGCCATCCCTCCGCGACCGATTTCCCGAATGATTTTAAAGTCGCCCAGTGGCCGAGAGATCATTTCCGAGAGCTGGGGAGTCAGATGCTGCGACAGCGAATGCGCCAGGTCGATCCCCTCCAGACACTCGGAAATGACTTCGGATAGTTCCGGATAACGCTCAATAAAAGCTGCTTTGTCAGGGTTTTTACCGGCTTCCAGCAGCGACAGATATTCCCGGGAGATTTCGATCACACGTGAGTCTTCCGGGTCCTCACTGCGATAAATGAAGGTATTCGTCAGATTGTCTTCGGCTTGAGACACTATTGCACCTCCGGATTTGAAGTCGACAGGGTGAACTCTTTCTTGAGTCGTGCCAACCCACGTAACCACAGTTTTTCCACAGAATTCACGGTCTTCCCCATTCGTTCTGCAATCTTGGGAAACGTCAGCCCTTCCAGATGCCTGAGAATCAGGACCGACTGATAATCTTCCGGCAGTCGCGACAGGGCTTCTGAAACCAGGCGGGTCTGCTCCACCCGTGAAACCTGCTGGCTGGGGGAAGCCCCCGGATCGACCAGCATCCCCCCCAGCGAAACAGCCGACTGATCAATGCCCGCAGCCACCTGCTTCTCCAGCCGCGGATCGCGAGCCTGCGTTCCAAAATAACGCCGCACAGTATTAGCAATCGTATGCGCCAGAATGGAACGGACCCATTGAATGAACTGCGGCTCTTCGGATCCCTGAAACTGGGAGAAACTTTTATGGGCTTCCAGAAAGACTTCCTGAATGATATCCGAGACATCCAGCTTGGCCTGCAGATGACGTCCCACTTCGACCCGCGCCAGAACCTTCAGATAGGCCCGCTGTGCAGACAGAATCTGCCCCAGTGCCTGCTCGTTCCCTTCCCTGGCGCTGGCCAGTAAATCCGCGGTGGACTGGATAACGGTTTCATTTTCTGAATCAGCAGACATGTGGGCTTCTACTTTGACAGACGGGAAATTCAGATCAGCAATCGAGCACGCTCTGTGGCGGTCCTCTCTGTTTAGTCACGGAAAACCCGACAAGACCGCCACCGTTCTTCGCTTAATCTCAAGAAATTATACAAAAAATGCGGCGGTCTTCCGGGAAGTTTCGTTACTAAATTCTCAGAGACATTGTTTTCACCGGATCTGACAGAGGACAAAAGTGAGGCTTCCCATGAAAAAAGACGTGTGTTCAAACCTGTTCTATCTTATTGCCATCACTATTGTTACCTCCCCTGCTCTGGCACAGACACCTGGGCCGTCCCGGCAGCAGACATCGCAGCCTCCCACTCAATTCGGGGACAGACCTTCTTTTCCTTTTGGCCCTGGTCCGGGCGGGCCACCTGGTGGTCCCGGAGGGGAAGAACGAAAACTGGTAGAGCAGTTTGACGCAGACAAGGATGGCTCCCTGAACAACGCCGAACGGCAGCAGGCCCGGAAATTTCTCAAAGAAAATCCCCAGCAGCACAGAGGCCCCGGCGGTTTTGGTCCTCCGGGTGGATTTGGCCCTCCGGGTTCAAATTCGGATCCGCGCAGCTCTCGTGATCGGGGGCACCGGCGCGGACCACGCACCGCCAACCGTTCTGCGGCTCGACCAGGAAGGAAAATCTCTCCTGATGATGTCCCGATCATCGATGCCGAACTCTTTGATCCTGCGGTCCTGCGAACCATTTTTATCAACTTCGAAAACAAAGACTGGGAAGCGGAGCTCGAAGAGTTTCATGGCACCGATGTCGAAGTCGCCGCGACTCTGATCGTGGATCGAAAAGAATATCCCGGCTGCGGCATTCACTTCCGGGGCATGTCCAGCTACATGATGGTCCCCACCGGCTATAAACGTTCGTTGAATGTCTCCATCGATTTCCTCAACGAAGACCAGCGGCTGCTCGGTTATAAGACTCTGAATCTGAACAATAACAGCGGCGACGACAGCCTCCTCAGCACCGTACTCTACTCTCACATCGCCAACAAACACATGCCGGCTCCGAAAGCGAACCTGGTCCGTGTGGTCATCAACGGTGAAAACTGGGGCATTTACACCAACGTCCAGCAGTTCAATAAAACGTTTCTCCGCGAACACTATCCCTCTGCCAAGGGAACCCGCTGGAAGGTCAGTGGCTCCCCCCGCGGTGGTGGAGGACTCGACTATCGGGGAGACGATCCCACGCAATACGGTTATCCCTACGAAATGAAAGACGGCAAGGAAAAATCGCTCAAAAAACTGATCGAGCTCTGTCGCATTCTCGATCAAACGCCTCCTGCAGAACTGGAAGCAGCGCTCAAAGACAAGGTCGACATGGAAGAACTGCTCTGGTTCCTCGCCATCGACAACGCGTTATGCAATTCAGATGGCTACTGGATCCGGGCCAGCGATTACAGCATTTTTCTGGATAAACACGACCGGTTCCATTTCTTTCCCCATGACATGAATGAAGCTTTTCGATTCGTCCGAGGCGGGCCAGGATTTGGCCCTCCGCATGGTCCGCGCGGACGATTCGATCCCAGACAGGCAGGCGCTGGTTCCCGGGGAACAGGTTCTCCAGATGGCTTTGGCCCCCCAGGTTCATCGGGGCGACCTCCCCGGGGAGTCCCCACACAACAGCATGGCTCGGGACAGGCAAACCACAATACCAGTGGTCAACTCGATCCCCTGATCGGTCTGGACGATCCTTCCAAACCACTGCGGAGCAAAATCCTGGCAGTCCCTGCGCTACGGGATAATTATCTGCAGAAAGTTCGCACCATCGCCAATGACCTGGACTGGGATGAACTGGGGCCCGTCGTCGAACAGTATCGTCAACTCGTGCTCAAAGAAGTCAAACTGGACACGCGAAAGCTCGGATCTTTTGAGAACTTCGTCAAATTGACTGCCAGCCGGATTCCCGTCGGTACAACCGCAGCAGTCCACGGACCGGGAGGTCACGGTGCGGTCAATCTGCATCAGTTTGCCCGGGAACGGCAGAAGTATTTACTGCAGGTTACCAGCAAAAAATAGCTTCAACTGATCTCCAGTAGTGGAAAGATTATAAGGAGACCCTGTTTTGGATTTAAAACTTTTCGTTCCGGAATCCGATCCCATGCAGGTCTATCAGGCCCAGGATCGCCGCATCGAATTGAAATTTCTGCTGACTCCGGAAGTAAGCCACCAGGTTCGCAGCTGGGCCCGGGAACAGATGGATCCGGATCCGCATTGCACAACGGCCATCGGCGACAGCTATGCCATCAACACTCTTTATCTCGACACGCCGGCACTGGACATCTACCGTAAAACCCGACTGGGCGGGACGACGAAGTATCGCCTGCGTCGCTATGCAGCAGAGCCTGTACTCTGGCTGGAAACCAAAAGTAAGCGGAATAACATTGTCCAGAAAAGTCGGACTTCCATTCCGGCTGCGCAACTCCCCCTGCTGCAGCAATCAGAAGCGACAGATGACCTCTGGCCGGGAGACTGGTTTCGGCAGAGCATCCAGAAGCGTGGCTTGCACCCCAGTGCCCTGGTGCATTATCAGCGTTTTGCCCGGATAGTCCGCTATCAGAATCAGCACATCCGCCTGACGATCGACAATCAGCTCGCAGGGCAGAAATGCAGTCGCTGGGAAATTCCGGATCAACCGACCGATCGATCAGACCTCTATCAGGGAGGCGAAATCATGGAACTGAAATTTCACGACATCCTGCCTCCGCTGTTCAAACGACTGCTGCTGGAGATTCCCCTCATCTCAACCGGCTTTTCCAAATACCGTACCGCAGTGGCTTCCAACCTTTAATCCCTATCCTGAATTTCCTGCACAAGACCGTATCTCATGACAGACTGGTTCACACAAGTCACATCCTCTTCAGAGCCTGCATTCGGCACGATCATGGTGAATCTGCTGCTCTCCTGGGCCGCGGGTTGCGGTGTAGCTTATCTGGCGCGAAAACATCAGAAAACCGTCGCCGATGAAACACTGTCGGTAACCCTGGTGCTGATGTGCGTGCTGATCGCGATGGCGACACAGATCATCGGCGAAAATGTCGCTCGTGCGTTCTCCCTGGTGGGCGCTCTGTCGATCGTCCGTTTCCGGACCGCGATGCAGACGACCCAGGACGTCGCATTTGTGCTCTTTGCTGTGGTCGTCGGCATGGCCATCGGAGCCGGACAATATCTGGTCGCTTCGCTCGGCTTCGTCGTGATCGGTGCCGCTACTCACTTCCAGCCGCACTGGTCCACAGTCCATCCTGCAGAACTCAAACAGCACGCATGCATTATGCATCTACGTCTGCAGGTGGCACTGGGAGCAGATCAGATCTGGAATGAGATTCTGAATGAGCTCTGCGAAGAATATGAAAACACGGGCGCGGAAACCACTCGCAAAGGGAGCGCCTTCGCCCTGGAATACGATGTCATCCTCCGCGACAACGTCACGGCAGACGATGTCATTCTCCGCCTGGGCCGCCTGGAACAGATCGAATCGGTCCAGATCAAACGCACCCGTCGTTGATCATTTCCATCAGCACTTCATCAACATCCTCAATTCAAAAACGCCTGGCGGCATCAAGCTGTCATAGCTCAGGGAGCGTATTGTTTATAAACCTGTTTTTAGTGCTCAACGCCTGTCGGCATCACAAAAATAATCTGACATTATAACTTTTCAGAATTTCACCATTTTACTCAACGCCTGGCGGCATCAGATATCGCTCTACACTTAACAAATCTTCTTAAATGACAATCCATCAATGTGGGCTGATCAACGGAACTTTTTCTCGTGGCGGTTTCTTCAGACTGGTTGCCTGAAGAGTCCCCGTAACATAACGTGTCTCAACGGAATGGACATGGTCCACCCAGACCGGCAGGGTCAGCTCTCCCCGGGGATCCAGCAGAAATGCACTCCCCTTTAAAGACTCACTCCATTTTGATCCATTGTCGATCGTTCCTACATCATTGACCAGATGCGTACTTTCTCCGAGCGATAGTCCCCCGGAACGATTGACAAGCTCAGGCTGCGCAAGCGTGGAACAGACTCGCTGCTCCAGAGTCTGTCCACACGAATTCCGTTCTTCGGTTGAATCAACCCATAGGATCAGTTCCAGATTTGATAAGAGTTCCTGGAAATCGGGCCGCATATTTTCGGGGGCTTCCGGGCGGGGATTTTTAACGCGCCAGACTTTCCGCAGTACGACGCTTTTTGCAGGATCGTTTAAAATCACCGCCGTCACCCGACAACCAATATGACGCCTGCGGTCCCGCTCACCGGCCAGGGATAACAGGAATCCATAACAGGTCGCTGGAGGAGGAATCTGATGTGTTTCGAGATACTCCCGCGAATACCCTTTTCGAAAACAGGAAACAGGCACTGTCACATGTACGCCGATCATGTTCCTGCCTCGACTTCCAAAGCCTGCGTCATACGATTGGTCAACGAATTGCAGGCTGCCTTAACACCCACCGGTTCTATTCCCCGGTTTTGCAACTGCTGTGCCAGGGCAGACTCTCGATCACTGACGCCACAGATCAATTCTTCTGGTTTAATATCCCCTGTATCCAGACGCGTCAGCAGTTGATCGACACAGACCGATTTCCCATAATCATTCGATTCGAAACAGTACAGAATTCGCGGTGCAGGATCATGCGTCAGGCGAAACACGACCGCCTCGGGGGAAAAGTCAAACAGAAACCGTCCCTGATTTCCCGCGACCGACCCGAGATGACACAAGGCTTCGATCGCTTTCGCCGCGCGGGACTTTTCCCGCAAACTTCCAGGCGTGAGTGATATTCCAAACTGATAACGGGTCGCATGCACTTCACTTCCGTAAGGAACCGGATTCTTGTATTTATTTTTCCCCCGGGAAGCTGAGGGTGTTGCCCCGGGACTGGCCGCGTTAAAGGTGACGTCTCCGGTCCAGGGAGTCAGAGACACAGCCCGCGTCACTTCCAGCACCGCCCTGCGGACCCGGGCAGTCCCCGGGCCATCCACTTTCGCTGCCTCTGCCCGCATATAGCCCAGCAGATCATCGTCGATATAGGTCTTACCTGTTTCGGAATTCCAGCCGAGAAATTCCGGATCCTGCCACGAATTGGTACGCGACATCTCATTCCACTGGCGATTCGTTCC contains:
- a CDS encoding DUF4132 domain-containing protein, yielding MATTATKTKSKAKAEPEISWLDADKDYGLGILNGKLVCRNSKGKKLAAVPKWLKETELADQLLALCDWLAEHETECRHRVELWMLRSLPIPREAVESTWADPGWSGALRNMVVTPVDAKGKIDHEQTGLLRDVVSSKGIGIVDRDGETQWIKAAQILVPHPILIDGLEDLREIAVDMQFSQVVNQLFRTVFSATEEQQEFKRIMDFQGGRFEQLNFATSLCKRLGYPVRGGYACNRIWENEVPLEARYWVGDDYPEAETCTEELIFVDEDQVPQKISDVGPVTFSEGMLMASQIYAKRKVEKTEGETA
- a CDS encoding serine/threonine protein kinase, which gives rise to MSQAEDNLTNTFIYRSEDPEDSRVIEISREYLSLLEAGKNPDKAAFIERYPELSEVISECLEGIDLAHSLSQHLTPQLSEMISRPLGDFKIIREIGRGGMATVYEATQLSLGRRVALKVLPFAASLDECQRQRFQIESQAAANLHHTNIVPVYAVGSERGMHYYAMQLIEGESLSEWLLRQKQELSGSQVAVSDSEKTPTEKPGSAADSQNQSKQIVNLSVSHTDHRKAKAWYQTIARIIAQVATGLEYAHQSGVVHRDIKPANLLIDVKGNAWITDFGLAQVSASSSVTRTGDVVGTLRYMSPEQLSGKRAMVDQRTDIYSLGATLYELLCLQPVFAANEHQQLLHNVLYDEPKPLRQVDRLIPVELETIVMKALAKVPGERYQSAAELAEDLQRFLDERPILARRPTYVDHGRKWLRRHPAVVVSSFVILLLGMVGLSVAMAAISEEERNTRAALNRESIRAHEAEQRLVLAQQAADDMIALAEFELSDNPFNESLRKKLLESALAHYQAVIKEQSDNPAALEKLRETRDRIEKILSDLIVLQADRYMHLMIEPDVLSDLGITPEQNQKIHELFDWRSAQMNKTIGESKNLSASSEISKSQFIQNRRVEESRLTQEGLNAILTKPQQKRLQQLSLRYQGAQALHETEVIQALNLTNAQRMAMRVIESEYHLRGGPRGDGPRGGPPEKGKGPDFHKPERDERKRGPGGPPPKKMVFPHREPRHWENDPEQLEHLLKVLTPEQRQKWETLIGPPFKGDFQEERDFFPGKDAPDRQPAV
- a CDS encoding sigma-70 family RNA polymerase sigma factor encodes the protein MSADSENETVIQSTADLLASAREGNEQALGQILSAQRAYLKVLARVEVGRHLQAKLDVSDIIQEVFLEAHKSFSQFQGSEEPQFIQWVRSILAHTIANTVRRYFGTQARDPRLEKQVAAGIDQSAVSLGGMLVDPGASPSQQVSRVEQTRLVSEALSRLPEDYQSVLILRHLEGLTFPKIAERMGKTVNSVEKLWLRGLARLKKEFTLSTSNPEVQ
- a CDS encoding CotH kinase family protein, whose protein sequence is MKKDVCSNLFYLIAITIVTSPALAQTPGPSRQQTSQPPTQFGDRPSFPFGPGPGGPPGGPGGEERKLVEQFDADKDGSLNNAERQQARKFLKENPQQHRGPGGFGPPGGFGPPGSNSDPRSSRDRGHRRGPRTANRSAARPGRKISPDDVPIIDAELFDPAVLRTIFINFENKDWEAELEEFHGTDVEVAATLIVDRKEYPGCGIHFRGMSSYMMVPTGYKRSLNVSIDFLNEDQRLLGYKTLNLNNNSGDDSLLSTVLYSHIANKHMPAPKANLVRVVINGENWGIYTNVQQFNKTFLREHYPSAKGTRWKVSGSPRGGGGLDYRGDDPTQYGYPYEMKDGKEKSLKKLIELCRILDQTPPAELEAALKDKVDMEELLWFLAIDNALCNSDGYWIRASDYSIFLDKHDRFHFFPHDMNEAFRFVRGGPGFGPPHGPRGRFDPRQAGAGSRGTGSPDGFGPPGSSGRPPRGVPTQQHGSGQANHNTSGQLDPLIGLDDPSKPLRSKILAVPALRDNYLQKVRTIANDLDWDELGPVVEQYRQLVLKEVKLDTRKLGSFENFVKLTASRIPVGTTAAVHGPGGHGAVNLHQFARERQKYLLQVTSKK
- a CDS encoding polyphosphate polymerase domain-containing protein; the encoded protein is MDLKLFVPESDPMQVYQAQDRRIELKFLLTPEVSHQVRSWAREQMDPDPHCTTAIGDSYAINTLYLDTPALDIYRKTRLGGTTKYRLRRYAAEPVLWLETKSKRNNIVQKSRTSIPAAQLPLLQQSEATDDLWPGDWFRQSIQKRGLHPSALVHYQRFARIVRYQNQHIRLTIDNQLAGQKCSRWEIPDQPTDRSDLYQGGEIMELKFHDILPPLFKRLLLEIPLISTGFSKYRTAVASNL
- a CDS encoding DUF4956 domain-containing protein, with translation MTDWFTQVTSSSEPAFGTIMVNLLLSWAAGCGVAYLARKHQKTVADETLSVTLVLMCVLIAMATQIIGENVARAFSLVGALSIVRFRTAMQTTQDVAFVLFAVVVGMAIGAGQYLVASLGFVVIGAATHFQPHWSTVHPAELKQHACIMHLRLQVALGADQIWNEILNELCEEYENTGAETTRKGSAFALEYDVILRDNVTADDVILRLGRLEQIESVQIKRTRR